In the Synergistaceae bacterium genome, one interval contains:
- a CDS encoding ABC transporter ATP-binding protein, with the protein MKTKTKYIPVPSRAILPDRDFDREPVLECVNLGITLGGIKAVDNFNLTVGRTEIVGLIGPNGAGKTTVFNLLTKVYQPTKGTILLNGHDTHGLNTMQINKAGIARTFQNIRLFKNLSVVDNVKAAMNNEMKYNMLSAILRLPNYKREEVAAHRRALKLLSIFDMQEMADVRAGSLPYGAQRRLEIVRALATNPSLLLLDEPAAGMNPSETADLMDNIRKVHDMFQIAIILIEHDMSLVMNICDGICVLNFGQVIAKGTPEDIQANPAVIEAYLGRKKEEA; encoded by the coding sequence ATGAAGACGAAAACAAAATATATTCCCGTTCCTTCACGAGCGATTTTGCCTGATAGAGATTTTGACAGGGAGCCGGTTTTAGAATGCGTTAATCTGGGAATCACACTCGGAGGCATTAAAGCAGTCGACAATTTTAATTTGACAGTAGGACGCACTGAAATTGTAGGACTAATCGGGCCAAATGGAGCAGGAAAGACTACAGTATTTAATTTATTGACTAAAGTATATCAGCCCACTAAAGGCACGATTTTATTAAATGGTCATGACACTCACGGGCTTAATACTATGCAGATAAACAAGGCCGGAATCGCTCGGACATTTCAGAATATAAGACTATTCAAAAATTTAAGCGTAGTAGATAATGTTAAAGCCGCAATGAATAACGAAATGAAATATAACATGTTGAGTGCTATATTGAGACTCCCGAATTACAAGCGTGAAGAAGTTGCAGCACACAGACGGGCTTTAAAACTGCTTTCTATTTTCGATATGCAGGAAATGGCTGACGTTCGGGCGGGTTCGTTGCCATATGGAGCGCAGAGAAGACTCGAAATTGTGAGGGCACTTGCTACAAATCCATCGTTATTATTGCTTGATGAGCCTGCCGCAGGTATGAATCCTTCAGAGACTGCCGATTTAATGGACAATATACGCAAAGTTCATGACATGTTCCAAATCGCTATAATTTTAATCGAGCATGATATGAGCCTAGTAATGAATATTTGCGACGGGATTTGTGTATTGAATTTCGGCCAAGTCATAGCAAAGG